From a single Brassica oleracea var. oleracea cultivar TO1000 chromosome C5, BOL, whole genome shotgun sequence genomic region:
- the LOC106344854 gene encoding uncharacterized protein LOC106344854, producing MEICAMKHNFDYKVSKMDRRVWYVRCADDDCRWRVRTEGLTGSSYFIIKKYVPDHSCSPSSRNHFVRTASSKTVGSLIKHKYETVKEGPKPNDIIQFMRNDHGVEISYSLAWEAREYAVNVVRGIPEKGYEKVPKYLHMMKEANPGSHTFYETDSNGRFRFLFISYGQSIRGFYAAIRKVIVVDGTFLKSKYKGVLLVATALDGNSNLYPIAFGVVDSENDRSV from the exons ATGGAAATATGCGCAATGAAACATAATTTCGACTACAAGGTTAGCAAAATGGATAGAAGAGTTTGGTACGTTCGTTGCGCGGATGATGATTGCCGTTGGCGTGTTCGCACAGAGGGATTAACAGGTTCTTCATATTTTATCATCAAAAAGTATGTACCTGATCATTCATGTTCTCCATCATCAAGGAACCACTTTGTTCGGACCGCTTCATCAAAAACAGTTGGTAGTCTCATTAAGCATAAGTACGAAACTGTCAAGGAAGGGCCGAAACCTAATGATATCATCCAGTTTATGCGTAATGATCATGGAGTTGAGATATCCTACTCTTTAGCTTGGGAGGCACGTGAGTATGCAGTAAATGTTGTGAGAGGCATTCCGGAGAAGGGTTATGAAAAAGTTCCCAAATACTTGCACATGATGAAGGAAGCTAATCCAGGATCACACACATTTTACGAAACTGATAGCAATGGGAGATTCAGATTCCTCTTCATCTCATATGGTCAGTCTATTCGCGGTTTTTATGCTGCCATTCGGAAAGTTATTGTTGTGGATGGGACTTTCTTGAAGAGCAAATACAAAGGAGTGTTACTGGTTGCTACTGCTTTGGATGGAAACTCGAACCTATATCCTATTGCATTTGGAGTTGTCGACTCAGAGAATGACCGCTC GGTTTAG